One Lytechinus variegatus isolate NC3 chromosome 11, Lvar_3.0, whole genome shotgun sequence DNA segment encodes these proteins:
- the LOC121424227 gene encoding D(2) dopamine receptor B-like encodes MAVAAAGDVAPPAREMATENESLPTEAREPTNLNEPQSMQTRVLASENESPPIQEREQANQKESPQMQAREVANQNEFPQIQARVPACENESTPIQEREQANQKESPQMQAQELANQDESLPIKARDLANENESLPMKARVLAYGNESPAIQARELPNQNESPAIQARELANQNEPPANQARELAIENESPLVQARVLVNENESPPIKAQELPNQNESPPIRRAENQVPPARPVRPHRQIPVNRFRAREVKVTKKLALVTIVFVICFLPFPILINVSNPFYAVVGFCVIWSNSAMNPIIFAFKHPDFRKVFVCILTGSFSKIPFPSRQLRAMLRTQ; translated from the coding sequence ATGGCAGTTGCTGCTGCTGGAGATGTAGCCCCACCAGCTCGAGAAATGGCAACTGAGAATGAGTCCCTACCAACTGAGGCACGAGAGCCAACGAATTTGAACGAGCCCCAATCAATGCAGACACGAGTTCTTGCAAGTGAGAATGAGTCTCCGCCAATTCAGGAAAGAGAGCAAGCAAATCAAAAGGAATCACCACAAATGCAGGCACGGGAAGTAGCAAATCAGAATGAGTTTCCACAAATTCAGGCACGGGTGCCAGCATGTGAGAATGAGTCTACGCCAATTCAGGAACGAGAGCAAGCAAATCAAAAGGAATCCCCACAAATGCAGGCACAGGAACTAGCAAATCAGGACGAGTCTCTACCTATTAAGGCACGGGATCTGGCAAATGAAAATGAGTCTCTACCAATGAAGGCAAGGGTGCTAGCATATGGGAATGAGTCCCCAGCAATTCAGGCACGAGAgctaccaaatcagaatgagTCTCCAGCAATTCAGGCACGGGAGCTGGCAAATCAGAATGAGCCCCCAGCAAATCAGGCACGGGAGCTAGCAATTGAGAATGAATCCCCATTGGTTCAGGCACGGGTGCTAGTAAATGAGAATGAGTCCCCACCAATTAAGGCACAGGAGCTACCAAATCAAAACGAGTCTCCTCCAATCCGAAGAGCAGAGAACCAAGTACCACCTGCGAGACCAGTTCGCCCACATCGTCAAATCCCAGTTAACCGATTCAGGGCTCGTGAAGTCAAAGTCACGAAGAAACTGGCACTGGTTACCATAGTATTTGTCATTTGTTTCCTCCCCTTTCCCATCTTGATTAACGTGTCAAACCCGTTTTATGCTGTTGTTGGATTTTGTGTTATTTGGAGCAACTCTGCAATGAATCCAATTATCTTCGCCTTCAAACACCCCGATTTCCgaaaagtgtttgtatgtatctTAACCGGGTCTTTTAGTAAGATTCCATTCCCATCCCGACAATTGCGAGCTATGTTACGAACTCAATGA